A genomic segment from Desulfurobacterium pacificum encodes:
- a CDS encoding bactofilin family protein: protein MDTAEIKSILAEGLKIDGNITAEGKIRIDGVVNGNVKGHFIIVGQTSKITGDVEAEKLVIMGEVNGNVKGTSVEIKSSAKIKGDLTVKEISVEPGASIEGKVQTGDFLKTEQTSLTETTE from the coding sequence ATGGATACCGCAGAAATTAAAAGCATTTTAGCAGAAGGATTAAAGATTGACGGAAACATCACAGCCGAAGGAAAGATAAGAATTGACGGAGTTGTAAACGGAAACGTCAAAGGACACTTCATCATAGTAGGTCAAACCTCAAAAATAACCGGAGATGTAGAAGCAGAAAAATTAGTAATAATGGGAGAAGTAAACGGAAACGTTAAAGGGACTTCTGTAGAAATTAAATCAAGCGCAAAAATTAAAGGCGACTTAACGGTTAAAGAGATATCTGTTGAACCTGGCGCCAGCATAGAAGGAAAGGTTCAAACAGGAGACTTTTTAAAAACGGAACAAACCTCGTTAACGGAAACGACAGAGTAA
- a CDS encoding endonuclease III domain-containing protein → MKEKIERVKRILDKTFPKAHKPERSPLEQAIFTILSQNTTDINAEKCLQNIKNLTGNNLEKLKSYPERKILPAIHPCGLFKQKITAIKELLNRWDELKEKLKTSTAKEGIKLLTSIPYIGSKTARVILTFAFNKNTFPIDTHCKKVLKRLGIFPETWKPDRISEFMEKTFSAEFNRKLHYDLIRVGRTFCKAKNPDCKNCPLKELCSYAERNLLHNIQAQKQTDDNR, encoded by the coding sequence ATGAAAGAAAAAATAGAAAGAGTCAAGCGGATTCTTGACAAAACTTTCCCCAAAGCTCACAAGCCTGAACGCTCACCGCTGGAACAGGCTATCTTCACAATTTTAAGTCAGAATACAACAGATATTAACGCAGAAAAATGTTTACAAAACATCAAAAACCTGACAGGAAATAACCTTGAAAAGCTTAAATCCTATCCTGAAAGAAAAATCCTCCCCGCCATCCACCCCTGCGGTCTCTTCAAACAAAAAATAACAGCAATCAAAGAACTATTAAACCGCTGGGATGAACTCAAAGAAAAACTTAAAACAAGCACGGCAAAAGAAGGAATAAAACTCTTAACTTCCATTCCCTACATCGGTTCAAAAACAGCAAGAGTAATCCTTACATTTGCCTTTAACAAAAACACCTTCCCCATAGATACTCACTGTAAAAAAGTCCTCAAAAGGCTCGGCATTTTCCCAGAAACCTGGAAGCCCGACCGAATTTCAGAATTTATGGAAAAAACTTTTAGCGCAGAGTTCAACAGAAAACTTCACTACGACCTGATAAGAGTAGGAAGAACCTTCTGTAAAGCCAAAAATCCAGACTGCAAAAACTGCCCGCTAAAGGAACTGTGCAGCTATGCCGAAAGGAACTTACTGCATAATATTCAAGCTCAAAAACAAACTGACGATAACCGTTAA
- a CDS encoding mechanosensitive ion channel family protein — translation MDAAWIKVEYFLAALFLVLSFLSLWAKRFITKLLLKFFLRDEKLTRQEKLFIRLSVWLSYFFALLFFNLAVIQLPIPKKALVIVNNIFFILYVAILSFVIAKVLDIVLEKFSEGVKRKVSPSESPLIDTYYSMISKLTKIFVFVIASIAVLDRLGFNVTSLVTSLGVGSLAVGLAAKDTISNFISGVLLVTDRQFRIGDRVYIKDIDVEGYVYDIGLRTTRILTITGNNLITVPNSKLTEGIIENALYPDPRVKDFVEIGVAYDSDVKKVRELLLKAASEMEGILNNPAPSVFFTNFGDSALIFKLIYYVEKKDIAYGIKSKLHERILELFRENGVEIPFPQNDVWFRNAVKVKVER, via the coding sequence ATGGATGCAGCCTGGATAAAAGTTGAGTATTTTCTTGCAGCTTTGTTTTTAGTGCTTTCTTTCCTGTCTCTCTGGGCGAAAAGATTTATAACCAAGCTACTTCTTAAATTTTTCCTCCGCGATGAAAAGTTAACCAGGCAGGAAAAACTTTTTATAAGGCTTTCCGTCTGGCTTTCTTACTTCTTTGCTCTGCTCTTTTTCAACCTTGCGGTAATTCAATTGCCTATTCCTAAAAAGGCGCTCGTTATAGTTAATAACATCTTCTTCATTCTCTACGTGGCAATTCTGTCTTTCGTTATAGCCAAAGTTCTTGATATCGTTCTTGAAAAGTTCTCTGAAGGCGTTAAAAGGAAGGTTTCTCCTTCAGAATCGCCTCTTATAGATACTTACTACTCAATGATTTCAAAGCTGACCAAAATTTTCGTATTCGTAATTGCTTCCATCGCCGTTTTGGATAGGTTGGGTTTTAACGTTACCTCCCTTGTTACCTCTTTAGGTGTTGGCTCTTTAGCCGTTGGTCTTGCCGCTAAGGATACGATAAGCAACTTCATTTCAGGCGTTCTTTTAGTTACAGACAGGCAGTTCAGGATAGGGGACAGGGTTTATATAAAGGACATTGACGTTGAAGGTTACGTTTACGACATAGGTTTAAGAACAACGAGAATTCTAACCATAACCGGTAATAACCTTATTACCGTTCCAAATTCAAAGCTCACTGAAGGAATAATAGAGAATGCTCTTTACCCTGACCCGCGAGTTAAAGACTTTGTTGAAATAGGTGTTGCTTACGATAGTGACGTTAAGAAAGTCAGAGAGTTACTGCTGAAGGCAGCTTCCGAAATGGAAGGTATTCTTAACAATCCTGCCCCTTCTGTTTTCTTTACAAATTTCGGCGATAGCGCTTTGATTTTTAAACTTATCTACTACGTAGAGAAAAAAGATATCGCCTACGGTATTAAGTCAAAACTTCATGAAAGGATATTAGAGCTCTTCAGGGAAAACGGCGTAGAGATACCTTTCCCTCAGAACGACGTTTGGTTCAGAAACGCTGTGAAAGTTAAAGTGGAAAGATGA
- a CDS encoding tetratricopeptide repeat protein: MMLLKQRQRFLSDILSKFLIVVFVGIFSSVGAFALTYEQIKECYIKSYSYEKEGNYKKAIEVLTPVYNNYPNGYTVNLRLGWLYYLWGKYANSEFHYKKALKVVPTSVEAMLGLSLPYMAEKSWSKVESLMYRLLRVDFYNYYGNLRLSLALRKEGKYSIAASVDRKMLSLYPSDVNFLLELALNLYNQGKKAYAYSIFRDILILAPDNKVANDYVKKLEKAFSVKR, from the coding sequence ATGATGTTACTCAAACAACGGCAACGGTTTCTTTCGGATATTCTTTCTAAATTTTTGATTGTTGTTTTTGTGGGGATTTTTTCTTCTGTGGGGGCTTTTGCCCTCACTTATGAGCAGATAAAAGAGTGTTACATTAAGTCTTACTCTTATGAGAAGGAGGGTAACTACAAGAAGGCAATAGAAGTTTTAACGCCTGTTTACAATAATTATCCCAACGGATACACCGTTAATCTGCGTTTGGGTTGGCTTTATTACTTGTGGGGTAAATACGCAAACTCAGAGTTTCACTACAAAAAAGCTTTGAAGGTTGTACCTACTTCTGTTGAGGCGATGTTGGGGCTTTCCCTTCCTTATATGGCAGAGAAGAGCTGGTCTAAGGTTGAGTCTTTGATGTATAGGTTGTTGAGGGTGGATTTTTATAATTACTACGGTAATTTAAGACTTTCTTTAGCCTTAAGGAAAGAAGGTAAATATTCAATAGCTGCATCTGTTGATAGAAAAATGCTTTCTCTCTATCCGTCAGATGTTAACTTCCTTTTAGAGTTAGCTTTAAATCTCTACAACCAGGGTAAAAAAGCTTACGCTTATTCCATATTTAGAGACATTTTGATACTTGCACCTGACAACAAAGTGGCAAACGATTACGTTAAAAAGTTAGAAAAAGCTTTTTCTGTTAAGCGTTAA
- a CDS encoding 6-carboxyhexanoate--CoA ligase — protein MSFYNVKMRASKEDSHISGAERIVREQDIKEAVVQLIDRAFNHSRGKPDFVNVKIELIGEPIKEISLLPVFEVSGSYDVRSLLLKISKCAGLTEEVVLDAYDTLLEGAAPDGSVMRGAMIVSVPDGNRLEPDKFKGVRATCLDISLEAQRQLKKAAGEKYTENLKEALTLTSKILSYPDVLAELCISDDPDYTTGYFSVKGVGYFRLFNVKPKGHLKGGRAIFVKKGCNVGKLIAYLKETPVIAVKFSGYSVVSVNEVCSVFKKSPV, from the coding sequence ATGAGTTTCTACAACGTTAAGATGAGGGCTTCTAAAGAAGATAGCCACATTTCCGGCGCTGAAAGAATTGTAAGAGAGCAGGATATAAAAGAAGCTGTTGTTCAACTGATAGATAGAGCTTTCAATCATTCCAGAGGAAAGCCTGACTTTGTAAACGTTAAGATTGAGTTGATTGGGGAGCCTATAAAAGAAATTTCTCTGCTACCGGTTTTTGAAGTTTCAGGTAGTTACGATGTTCGCAGTCTTCTTTTGAAGATTTCAAAGTGTGCAGGCTTAACTGAAGAAGTAGTTTTAGACGCTTACGATACTTTGTTAGAGGGTGCTGCTCCTGATGGAAGCGTTATGAGAGGAGCGATGATTGTTAGCGTTCCTGACGGAAATCGCCTTGAACCTGATAAATTTAAAGGAGTAAGGGCTACGTGCCTTGATATATCGCTTGAAGCTCAGCGACAACTAAAAAAAGCTGCCGGAGAAAAGTATACCGAAAACTTGAAAGAGGCTTTAACTCTTACCTCAAAGATACTTTCTTATCCAGATGTTCTGGCAGAGCTCTGTATTTCTGACGACCCTGACTACACTACCGGTTACTTTTCCGTTAAGGGTGTGGGTTACTTTAGACTTTTTAACGTTAAACCAAAAGGACATTTGAAAGGTGGAAGAGCAATTTTCGTAAAAAAAGGCTGTAACGTTGGAAAATTAATAGCCTATCTGAAAGAAACGCCGGTTATTGCTGTAAAGTTCTCAGGTTACTCTGTCGTTTCCGTTAACGAGGTTTGTTCCGTTTTTAAAAAGTCTCCTGTTTGA
- a CDS encoding M23 family metallopeptidase has protein sequence MDEKNDRYQIIVIEDELANKVRRFSVSKKLLLFTFFGGLLFTILITAYAIITTIRSQNFYLQATTQIESLRTELQSVKQKNEQLSVEVAKLKKEKQQTVKELAKRVEIIDELMRKIGINPKPKGGEGGISISVEDLIKNPDQVDLSDLIPSIDYMIKNLKTTPLGFPAPGKITSGFGLRINPITKRPEFHLGLDIANIWGTPVRAPADGTVIKAGWCGLLGNCIEIKHNKDIKTYYGHLSKILVRKGEKVKRGEIIGLMGNSGRSTGPHLHYSVIFDRKFVNPDRFVFLEVNTNAKKKGRGENGYRRN, from the coding sequence ATGGACGAAAAAAACGACAGATACCAGATAATCGTAATAGAAGACGAGCTGGCAAACAAAGTCCGCAGGTTTTCCGTTTCCAAAAAGCTCCTCCTTTTCACCTTCTTCGGCGGTTTACTCTTTACTATTCTCATTACTGCTTATGCAATAATTACTACTATCCGCTCTCAAAACTTTTATCTTCAGGCAACAACGCAGATAGAAAGCCTTAGAACAGAACTTCAATCGGTCAAACAGAAGAACGAACAGCTATCGGTAGAAGTAGCAAAACTAAAAAAGGAAAAACAGCAAACAGTTAAAGAGTTAGCTAAAAGGGTAGAAATAATAGATGAGCTTATGAGAAAAATCGGTATAAATCCAAAGCCAAAAGGCGGCGAAGGTGGTATTTCTATTTCCGTTGAAGATTTGATAAAAAACCCCGACCAGGTTGACCTTTCAGACCTGATTCCCAGCATAGACTACATGATTAAAAACCTAAAAACAACGCCTTTAGGATTCCCTGCGCCGGGTAAAATAACTTCTGGCTTTGGTTTAAGGATAAACCCCATAACGAAAAGACCGGAATTTCACTTAGGGCTTGATATCGCAAATATCTGGGGAACGCCGGTAAGAGCTCCGGCAGATGGAACAGTAATAAAAGCAGGCTGGTGCGGACTTTTAGGAAACTGTATTGAAATAAAACACAACAAAGATATAAAAACCTACTACGGGCATCTCTCAAAAATCTTAGTTAGAAAGGGCGAGAAAGTAAAAAGAGGGGAAATCATAGGTCTTATGGGAAATTCCGGCAGAAGCACAGGTCCCCATCTGCACTACAGCGTAATCTTTGATAGAAAATTCGTAAACCCTGACAGATTCGTCTTTCTGGAGGTAAACACAAATGCTAAGAAAAAAGGAAGAGGGGAAAATGGATACCGCAGAAATTAA
- a CDS encoding GIY-YIG nuclease family protein: protein MPKGTYCIIFKLKNKLTITVKSGKTYTLQRGTYVYVGSAWNSGGIESRVKRHLKRNKKKHWHLDFITTAKEFVAQKVITIPNRRVECNVASLLSTKYGGIEKFGCSDCNCFSHLFKITQKEITKVTNALQNLYNIEIYKPEAFREEQVGNKRDT from the coding sequence ATGCCGAAAGGAACTTACTGCATAATATTCAAGCTCAAAAACAAACTGACGATAACCGTTAAAAGCGGTAAAACCTATACGTTACAAAGAGGAACTTACGTTTACGTAGGTTCAGCCTGGAATAGCGGTGGAATAGAATCCAGAGTTAAGAGACATTTAAAAAGGAATAAAAAGAAACACTGGCACTTAGATTTCATAACTACCGCAAAAGAGTTTGTAGCTCAAAAAGTGATAACAATTCCAAACAGAAGGGTAGAATGTAACGTAGCATCTCTTTTAAGCACAAAATACGGAGGAATAGAAAAATTTGGATGTAGCGACTGCAACTGCTTTAGCCACCTCTTCAAAATCACGCAGAAAGAGATAACCAAAGTAACAAATGCCCTTCAAAATCTATATAATATAGAAATTTACAAACCAGAAGCATTTCGGGAGGAACAGGTTGGAAATAAAAGAGATACTTAA
- the dtd gene encoding D-aminoacyl-tRNA deacylase: protein MKVVLQRVLSGKVVVGGETVAEIGRGIVLLVGFEKGDIPSYLDKMADKVVNLRIFEDAEGKMNLSLKDIDGELLVVPNFTLAADCRKGRRPSFQSSENPEKAEKMFEEFVKKCEEFGVKVGKGIFGADMKVHIINDGPVTFVLSSKDFLK, encoded by the coding sequence ATGAAAGTAGTCCTTCAGAGAGTTTTGTCCGGTAAGGTTGTGGTTGGTGGGGAAACCGTTGCCGAAATAGGTAGAGGCATCGTTCTTTTAGTTGGTTTTGAGAAGGGGGATATACCTTCCTACCTTGACAAAATGGCTGATAAGGTGGTGAACCTGAGGATTTTTGAGGATGCAGAAGGAAAGATGAATCTCTCTCTTAAGGACATAGATGGAGAACTTTTAGTTGTTCCAAACTTTACGTTGGCTGCCGATTGTCGTAAAGGGAGACGTCCGAGTTTTCAGTCTTCCGAAAATCCGGAGAAGGCGGAAAAGATGTTTGAAGAGTTCGTGAAAAAGTGTGAGGAGTTTGGAGTGAAGGTGGGGAAGGGGATTTTTGGTGCAGATATGAAGGTTCACATAATAAACGATGGTCCTGTAACCTTTGTTCTTTCCAGTAAAGACTTTTTAAAGTGA
- the trpD gene encoding anthranilate phosphoribosyltransferase — MEIKEILNRIVERENLTFAETQELFKKIMEKELSEIQTAAILTALRTKGETSEEIAGAASVMREKSLKVPLKEEIKSKIVDTCGTGGDLKGTFNVSTTVALIVAACGIPVAKHGNRSVSSKCGSADILEALGVKIDLPPEKVAKCIEETNFGFMFAPIFHPAMANVVKVRKELGIRTIFNVLGPLTNPAGAKRQLLGVFSENLTEKLAKVLKLLGTEKAFIVHGKDGMDEITICEETKITELSGGEIKSYYVKPEDFGFKRANLEEIKAADTLEENKKIVEDILKGKESGAKRDIVLLNAAFALLSADAVKNVSEGIEKALNAIESGKAYETLRKVIEVSNKV; from the coding sequence TTGGAAATAAAAGAGATACTTAACAGAATAGTTGAAAGAGAAAACCTTACATTTGCAGAAACTCAGGAACTCTTTAAAAAAATAATGGAAAAGGAACTCAGCGAAATTCAAACAGCAGCAATCCTTACAGCCTTAAGAACAAAAGGAGAAACCTCAGAAGAGATAGCAGGTGCAGCTTCTGTAATGAGAGAAAAATCCCTGAAAGTGCCGCTAAAAGAAGAGATAAAGAGCAAAATTGTTGATACCTGCGGCACAGGCGGAGACCTGAAAGGAACGTTTAACGTTTCAACAACGGTAGCCTTGATAGTAGCTGCCTGCGGCATTCCAGTGGCAAAGCACGGAAACCGTTCCGTTTCAAGCAAATGCGGAAGCGCAGATATTTTAGAGGCTTTAGGAGTGAAAATAGACCTGCCACCAGAAAAAGTTGCTAAATGCATTGAAGAAACGAACTTTGGATTTATGTTTGCCCCCATTTTTCACCCAGCGATGGCAAACGTTGTTAAGGTAAGGAAGGAGTTGGGCATAAGAACAATTTTCAACGTTTTAGGTCCACTAACAAACCCTGCAGGCGCAAAAAGGCAACTTTTAGGCGTTTTCTCAGAAAACCTGACAGAAAAGTTAGCAAAGGTTTTAAAACTGTTAGGAACTGAAAAAGCCTTTATCGTTCACGGTAAAGATGGAATGGATGAAATCACGATATGTGAAGAAACAAAAATCACAGAACTGAGTGGCGGCGAAATAAAAAGCTACTACGTTAAGCCAGAAGATTTCGGCTTTAAAAGAGCAAACTTAGAAGAGATTAAAGCAGCAGACACTTTAGAAGAAAACAAGAAAATAGTAGAAGATATTTTGAAAGGAAAGGAAAGCGGTGCAAAAAGAGACATTGTTCTGCTGAACGCAGCTTTTGCGCTGCTATCAGCCGATGCAGTTAAAAACGTTAGCGAAGGAATAGAAAAAGCTTTAAATGCAATAGAAAGTGGAAAAGCTTACGAAACTCTTAGGAAAGTTATTGAAGTTTCAAATAAGGTTTAA
- a CDS encoding MarC family protein produces MEFLKYLVSILVITDPIFAAILVAGLVDAKEVKAVAFKSSLTVFIAAMVTLLIGDGLLRLLGINLYSIKIFGGLLLLQMAFQMIQARAPKAKHTEEESKAATEKEDISIIPIGIPVLFGPGAFTTILIFKEEAAHFYSFLLLFLAILISTGVIYFIIRNSVHLAKKMGTTGVNVTVRIFGLFVGALGSQFIVDGVKHLWLQG; encoded by the coding sequence ATGGAGTTTTTAAAGTATTTAGTTTCTATACTGGTCATTACAGACCCGATATTTGCAGCTATTTTGGTTGCCGGGCTTGTTGACGCTAAAGAGGTAAAAGCTGTTGCGTTTAAAAGCTCTCTTACCGTTTTCATTGCAGCTATGGTAACGCTTCTTATAGGTGACGGTCTTTTAAGGCTTTTAGGTATTAACCTGTATAGCATAAAGATTTTCGGCGGACTGCTTCTTCTGCAGATGGCTTTTCAGATGATTCAGGCGAGAGCGCCGAAGGCAAAGCATACAGAGGAGGAAAGCAAAGCTGCAACCGAGAAAGAGGATATCTCTATCATCCCCATAGGTATTCCTGTTCTTTTTGGTCCCGGTGCTTTTACAACGATTTTAATCTTTAAGGAAGAAGCTGCCCACTTTTACAGTTTTTTACTTCTCTTTCTTGCCATACTTATCTCCACCGGCGTGATTTACTTTATAATTAGAAATTCTGTTCACCTTGCTAAAAAGATGGGAACTACAGGCGTAAACGTAACTGTCAGGATATTTGGTCTTTTTGTCGGGGCTTTAGGTTCGCAGTTTATAGTTGATGGCGTAAAACACTTGTGGTTGCAGGGGTAA
- a CDS encoding UbiA-like polyprenyltransferase, which yields MIGRIKTYMELIKVEHTVFALPFALTAAFMAVHGIPSLYQIFWITVALFGARTAAMSLNRVIDADIDAKNPRTSTRHIPRGIVKRTEGLFLAVIGFALMVYAAYKLNPLALKLSPIAVVVLAAYSFTKRFTYFCHVVLGVAVALAPLGAWVAVKGSIDLTAILLSLSVAFWVAGFDIIYALQDVEFDRKEGIYSIPSIFGEEKALVISRFFHFITLLLLVAVGVIEKMGIFYYLGLLISTYFMVKEHLIVAKAKDKKAIGFAFFNMNGYISLTVFFFTFLDFIGRKLWSF from the coding sequence TTGATTGGGAGAATAAAAACTTATATGGAACTGATAAAAGTTGAACACACTGTTTTTGCTCTGCCGTTCGCTTTAACTGCTGCCTTTATGGCTGTTCACGGAATTCCCTCTCTTTACCAGATTTTCTGGATTACGGTTGCGCTGTTTGGTGCGAGAACTGCCGCGATGAGTTTAAACAGGGTTATCGATGCTGACATAGATGCAAAAAATCCCCGCACCTCCACCCGCCACATCCCAAGAGGCATCGTTAAGAGAACGGAAGGGTTATTTTTAGCCGTTATAGGCTTTGCGTTGATGGTTTACGCAGCTTATAAACTGAATCCGTTAGCTTTAAAGCTTTCCCCGATTGCCGTTGTTGTTTTGGCAGCTTACTCTTTTACCAAGCGTTTTACTTACTTCTGCCACGTTGTTTTGGGCGTTGCAGTAGCTCTTGCGCCGCTTGGTGCGTGGGTTGCGGTAAAAGGCAGTATTGACCTGACTGCTATTTTGCTTTCTCTTTCCGTTGCCTTCTGGGTTGCAGGCTTTGACATTATTTACGCTCTTCAGGATGTTGAGTTTGACAGAAAAGAGGGAATTTACTCAATTCCTTCAATCTTCGGGGAAGAGAAGGCGCTTGTAATTTCAAGGTTTTTCCACTTTATCACTCTGTTGCTTTTGGTTGCCGTTGGCGTAATTGAGAAGATGGGGATTTTTTACTACCTGGGACTTTTAATCTCTACTTACTTTATGGTTAAAGAGCACCTGATTGTTGCAAAAGCAAAAGACAAGAAGGCGATAGGTTTTGCATTTTTCAACATGAACGGCTACATAAGTTTAACGGTCTTCTTTTTTACCTTTTTAGACTTTATAGGGCGAAAACTATGGAGTTTTTAA
- a CDS encoding HAD-IIA family hydrolase, producing the protein MVGFLLDLEGTLVKDKRYNPFPEALEFTKLLDDRKIPWIVATNNSTEKPYVLIDILKEKGFNVNERKLLSPSYLAKVFLEREGIKSLYFMGTDRVKEFFEESGFEVRDDHLVDAVVVGRDREINYEKLKTATSALVLNDAKLFSFHMNRLILDPDGLVGPSVGSIATALSYAANKPVTSFGKPSKEYFERAFELIGIDNPENVYMVSDDPFTDLAEGKKVAGFKTVFVLSGKYDESVLEEIPEELRPDFVFEHIGECKKLIGE; encoded by the coding sequence ATGGTTGGATTTTTGCTTGACCTTGAAGGAACGCTTGTAAAAGATAAGCGATACAATCCATTTCCTGAGGCGCTTGAGTTTACGAAGTTGCTTGATGATAGAAAAATCCCCTGGATTGTCGCCACAAATAATTCAACAGAAAAACCTTACGTTTTGATTGATATATTAAAAGAGAAAGGGTTTAACGTTAATGAGAGGAAGTTGCTTTCGCCGTCCTATTTAGCCAAAGTTTTTCTTGAAAGAGAAGGAATTAAATCCCTCTATTTTATGGGAACTGATAGGGTTAAAGAGTTTTTTGAAGAGAGCGGTTTTGAGGTTAGAGATGACCACTTAGTTGATGCAGTGGTGGTTGGAAGGGACAGAGAAATCAACTATGAAAAGCTGAAAACTGCTACTTCTGCTCTTGTTCTTAACGATGCCAAGCTGTTTTCTTTCCATATGAACAGGCTCATTCTTGACCCGGACGGACTTGTTGGACCAAGCGTTGGCTCAATAGCGACTGCACTTTCTTATGCAGCGAACAAACCTGTAACTTCTTTTGGAAAGCCTTCTAAAGAGTATTTTGAAAGGGCTTTTGAGTTAATAGGTATTGATAACCCGGAAAACGTTTACATGGTTAGCGACGACCCGTTCACCGATTTGGCTGAAGGTAAGAAGGTGGCTGGATTTAAAACAGTTTTTGTTTTGAGCGGTAAGTATGATGAAAGCGTTTTAGAAGAAATCCCTGAGGAGTTGCGTCCGGACTTTGTTTTTGAACACATCGGCGAATGTAAAAAACTTATAGGAGAGTAG
- the mnmE gene encoding tRNA uridine-5-carboxymethylaminomethyl(34) synthesis GTPase MnmE translates to MKDYLCEDTIAAISTPIGKGAIGIVRISGRKALEILKEIYRTKSGKKKEEFEDRKMTYGVVVDDKGKEIDEVLAVYMKAPKTFTGEDVVEIHSHGGTVVVRKILREVLKRGARLAEPGEFTMRAFVHGRIDLLQAEAINDLINATNEMSAQVAVNQLEGKLSQKIKKIRDKLLELKAFVEVGVDFPEEEVEIMESAQVKEKLNEIKRQIENLLKSYKDGKILKEGIKVAIVGRPNVGKSSLLNAILNEERAIVTEIPGTTRDVIEESVTFHGLPLRLIDTAGIREAEDVVEKIGIERSLKSIENADVVLFVIDGSQELTEEDRKLVEKLKNRGNVIVVINKKDAGLKVSCKDVKDFKACVEISAKTGEGLEKLAETIGRIVMFEPEREIGSDEAVISNERQKQLLEKALESVNKVLNTLEGGYESPEFLSIDIDEALKYLGELIGEVTTEDMLDIIFSRFCIGK, encoded by the coding sequence ATGAAAGACTACCTGTGCGAGGATACGATAGCGGCGATAAGCACGCCGATAGGCAAAGGAGCGATAGGAATAGTCAGAATTTCGGGCAGAAAGGCTTTAGAGATATTAAAGGAAATTTACAGGACGAAGTCAGGGAAAAAGAAGGAAGAGTTTGAAGACAGAAAGATGACCTACGGCGTTGTCGTTGACGATAAAGGAAAAGAAATAGACGAAGTTTTAGCCGTTTACATGAAAGCGCCGAAAACCTTTACCGGCGAAGATGTGGTGGAAATTCACAGCCACGGCGGAACGGTAGTTGTAAGGAAAATCCTGCGGGAAGTTTTAAAACGAGGGGCAAGGCTTGCCGAGCCTGGTGAATTCACGATGAGGGCGTTCGTTCACGGCAGAATTGACCTGCTTCAGGCAGAAGCTATAAACGACTTGATAAATGCAACGAACGAAATGTCTGCGCAGGTAGCAGTAAATCAGCTTGAGGGAAAGCTATCTCAAAAGATAAAGAAAATAAGAGATAAACTTCTTGAACTGAAGGCGTTTGTTGAGGTGGGGGTGGATTTTCCCGAAGAAGAAGTTGAAATAATGGAATCAGCACAGGTTAAAGAAAAGTTAAACGAAATAAAAAGGCAGATTGAAAACCTGCTTAAAAGCTACAAAGATGGAAAAATCTTAAAAGAAGGCATAAAAGTCGCAATAGTCGGCAGACCAAACGTTGGAAAATCCTCCCTCCTCAACGCCATCCTCAACGAAGAAAGAGCAATCGTCACAGAAATCCCGGGAACAACAAGAGACGTAATAGAAGAATCGGTCACATTCCACGGACTTCCTTTAAGACTCATAGACACAGCAGGCATCAGAGAAGCAGAAGATGTAGTAGAGAAAATCGGCATAGAGAGAAGTCTAAAAAGCATAGAAAACGCAGACGTCGTCCTGTTCGTAATAGACGGCTCTCAAGAGTTAACAGAAGAAGACAGAAAGTTAGTAGAAAAACTGAAAAATAGAGGCAACGTGATAGTAGTAATAAACAAAAAAGATGCAGGGCTTAAAGTAAGTTGCAAAGACGTAAAAGACTTCAAGGCTTGCGTAGAGATAAGTGCAAAAACAGGCGAAGGTCTTGAAAAGTTAGCAGAAACGATAGGCAGAATCGTAATGTTTGAACCTGAAAGAGAAATCGGCAGCGATGAAGCGGTAATCAGCAACGAAAGGCAGAAGCAACTTTTAGAAAAAGCTCTTGAATCTGTAAACAAAGTCCTCAATACTCTTGAAGGCGGATACGAGTCACCGGAATTCCTGTCAATAGACATAGATGAAGCACTAAAATACTTGGGTGAGCTAATTGGAGAGGTGACAACCGAAGACATGCTTGATATAATCTTTTCCAGATTTTGCATAGGGAAATAA